A genomic stretch from Candidatus Dependentiae bacterium includes:
- a CDS encoding class I SAM-dependent methyltransferase has translation MNLYDNVAQTPFQLDLLRSAVKYQQWSLQAVENFLGNNILEIGAGIGNMSRWLPLKESLILSEVDSKMLPELKNTVNKTFGFNQNVEVLHINLSKDWKKDLINKNIDTIVSFNVMEHVEDDYLFFTDLVDILKQNKTNNLKRIITFVPAHKLAYNSIDKNYDHFRRYSISDLKKIKNLVIPQADFFARYFNSFGLIGWFLHGNILKRKEVTSSMVNSFETICPIIKPIDNFLQTKLKCPFGQSVFSVVSFK, from the coding sequence ATGAATTTGTATGATAATGTTGCACAAACGCCATTTCAGTTGGATTTATTAAGAAGTGCAGTTAAATATCAGCAATGGTCACTACAAGCCGTAGAAAATTTTTTGGGAAATAATATTTTGGAAATTGGTGCCGGCATTGGTAATATGTCCAGATGGTTGCCATTAAAAGAATCTTTAATTTTATCAGAAGTTGATTCAAAAATGCTTCCTGAACTAAAAAACACTGTAAATAAAACATTTGGTTTTAATCAAAATGTTGAAGTGTTACATATAAATTTATCAAAAGATTGGAAAAAAGATTTAATAAATAAAAATATTGATACGATAGTATCTTTTAATGTAATGGAACATGTAGAAGATGATTATCTATTTTTTACCGATTTGGTTGATATTTTAAAACAAAATAAAACTAATAATTTAAAAAGAATAATCACATTTGTTCCTGCGCATAAGCTTGCATATAATTCCATTGATAAAAATTATGATCATTTTAGGCGTTATTCAATTTCAGACTTAAAAAAAATAAAAAATTTAGTTATTCCTCAGGCTGATTTTTTTGCAAGATATTTTAATTCTTTTGGCCTTATCGGATGGTTTTTACATGGTAATATTTTGAAAAGAAAAGAAGTTACAAGCAGTATGGTTAATTCTTTTGAAACTATTTGTCCAATCATAAAGCCAATAGACAATTTTTTACAAACAAAGTTAAAATGTCCGTTTGGCCAATCCGTTTTTTCTGTAGTTAGTTTTAAATAA